In Agrobacterium sp. RAC06, a single window of DNA contains:
- the tuf gene encoding elongation factor Tu, which produces MAKSKFERNKPHVNIGTIGHVDHGKTSLTAAITKYFGEFKAYDQIDAAPEEKARGITISTAHVEYETPARHYAHVDCPGHADYVKNMITGAAQMDGAILVCSAADGPMPQTREHILLARQVGVPAIVVFLNKVDQVDDAELLELVELEVRELLSSYDFPGDDIPVVKGSALAALEDSNKTIGEDAIRELMAQVDAYIPTPERPIDQPFLMPIEDVFSISGRGTVVTGRVERGIVKVGEEIEIVGIRPTTKTTCTGVEMFRKLLDQGQAGDNIGALLRGVTRDAVERGQILCKPGSVKPHKKFMAEAYILTKEEGGRHTPFFTNYRPQFYFRTTDVTGIVSLPEGTEMVMPGDNVTVEVELIVPIAMEEKLRFAIREGGRTVGAGIVASIIE; this is translated from the coding sequence ATGGCAAAGAGTAAGTTTGAGCGCAACAAGCCGCACGTCAACATCGGCACGATCGGCCACGTCGACCACGGCAAGACGTCTCTGACGGCAGCGATCACCAAGTATTTCGGTGAGTTCAAGGCCTATGACCAGATCGACGCCGCTCCGGAAGAAAAGGCACGCGGCATCACCATCTCGACGGCGCACGTCGAGTATGAGACGCCTGCCCGTCACTACGCGCACGTCGACTGCCCCGGCCACGCCGACTACGTCAAGAACATGATCACCGGTGCAGCGCAGATGGACGGCGCGATCCTGGTTTGCTCGGCCGCTGACGGCCCGATGCCGCAGACCCGCGAGCACATCCTGCTCGCCCGTCAGGTTGGCGTTCCCGCGATCGTCGTCTTCCTCAACAAGGTTGACCAGGTCGACGACGCCGAACTGCTCGAGCTCGTTGAACTCGAAGTTCGCGAACTTCTGTCGTCCTACGACTTCCCGGGCGACGACATCCCGGTCGTCAAGGGTTCGGCTCTGGCCGCTCTGGAAGACTCGAACAAGACGATCGGTGAAGACGCGATCCGCGAGCTGATGGCTCAGGTTGACGCCTACATCCCGACGCCTGAGCGTCCGATCGACCAGCCGTTCCTGATGCCGATCGAAGACGTGTTCTCGATCTCTGGCCGTGGTACGGTTGTGACGGGTCGCGTCGAGCGCGGTATCGTCAAGGTCGGCGAAGAAATCGAAATCGTCGGCATCCGTCCGACGACGAAGACGACCTGCACGGGCGTTGAAATGTTCCGCAAGCTGCTCGATCAGGGCCAGGCTGGCGACAACATCGGCGCACTTCTGCGTGGCGTGACCCGCGATGCGGTTGAGCGTGGCCAGATCCTGTGCAAGCCCGGCTCTGTCAAGCCGCACAAGAAGTTCATGGCAGAAGCCTACATCCTGACGAAGGAAGAAGGCGGCCGTCATACGCCGTTCTTCACCAACTATCGTCCTCAGTTCTACTTCCGCACGACGGACGTGACCGGCATCGTGTCGCTTCCGGAAGGCACGGAAATGGTTATGCCGGGCGACAACGTCACGGTTGAAGTCGAGCTGATCGTTCCGATCGCGATGGAAGAAAAGCTGCGCTTCGCGATCCGCGAAGGCGGCCGTACCGTCGGCGCCGGCATCGTCGCTTCGATCATCGAGTAA
- the rpsL gene encoding 30S ribosomal protein S12, producing MPTVNQLIRKPRQAQVKRNKVPALQENPQKRGVCTRVYTTTPKKPNSALRKVAKIRLTNGFEVIGYIPGEGHNLQEHSVVMIRGGRVKDLPGVRYHIIRGVLDTQGVKNRKQRRSKYGAKRPK from the coding sequence ATGCCTACCGTAAACCAGCTGATCCGCAAGCCGCGTCAGGCACAGGTAAAGCGCAATAAGGTTCCTGCTCTGCAGGAAAACCCGCAGAAGCGTGGCGTTTGCACCCGCGTCTACACCACGACCCCGAAGAAGCCGAACTCGGCTCTCCGTAAGGTTGCCAAGATCCGCCTGACCAATGGCTTCGAAGTCATCGGCTACATTCCGGGTGAAGGTCACAACCTGCAGGAACACTCTGTCGTCATGATCCGTGGCGGCCGCGTAAAGGACTTGCCGGGCGTTCGTTACCACATCATCCGCGGCGTTCTCGACACCCAGGGCGTCAAGAACCGTAAGCAGCGCCGTTCGAAGTACGGTGCGAAGCGTCCGAAGTAA
- the rpsG gene encoding 30S ribosomal protein S7 — translation MSRRHSAEKREINPDPKFGDLVVTKFMNAIMLHGKKSVAESIVYGAFDVVQNKSKQEPIAIFHQALDNVAPHVEVRSRRVGGATYQVPVDVRPERRQALAIRWLITAARKRNETTMVDRLSGELLDAANNRGSAVKKREDTHKMADANRAFSHYRW, via the coding sequence ATGTCCCGTCGCCACAGTGCAGAAAAGCGCGAAATCAATCCGGACCCGAAGTTCGGCGATCTCGTCGTCACCAAGTTCATGAACGCCATCATGCTTCACGGCAAGAAGTCGGTCGCTGAAAGCATCGTCTACGGTGCCTTCGACGTCGTTCAGAACAAGTCCAAGCAGGAACCGATTGCGATCTTCCATCAGGCGCTCGACAACGTCGCGCCGCATGTTGAAGTCCGCTCGCGCCGCGTTGGTGGTGCGACCTACCAGGTCCCGGTCGACGTTCGTCCGGAGCGCCGTCAGGCTCTCGCGATCCGCTGGCTGATCACTGCTGCCCGCAAGCGCAACGAGACCACTATGGTCGACCGCCTTTCCGGCGAGCTGCTCGACGCAGCGAACAACCGCGGTAGCGCCGTCAAGAAGCGCGAAGACACCCACAAGATGGCCGATGCAAACCGCGCCTTCTCGCATTACCGCTGGTAA
- the fusA gene encoding elongation factor G: protein MAREYKIEDYRNFGIMAHIDAGKTTTTERILYYTGKSHKIGEVHDGAATMDWMEQEQERGITITSAATTTFWKGRDGKMRRFNIIDTPGHVDFTIEVERSLRVLDGAVALLDANAGVEPQTETVWRQAEKYNVPRMIFCNKMDKTGADFYRSVEMIKTRLGATAVVMQLPIGAESEFKGVVDLIEMNALVWRDESLGAAWDVVEIPDDLKDKAEEYREKLIETVVEIDEQAMEDYLNGIMPDNDKIRALVRRGTIDVKFHPMFCGTAFKNKGVQPLLDAVVEYLPSPLDIPAIKGIDFKTEAEIERHADDAEPLAMLAFKIMNDPFVGSLTFARIYSGKLEKGVSVLNTVKDKRERVGRMLQMHSNSREDIEEAFAGDIVALAGLKETTTGDTLCDPLKPVILERMEFPEPVIQIAIEPKSKGDQEKMGLALNRLAAEDPSFRVKTDQESGQTIIAGMGELHLDILVDRMRREFKVEANVGAPQVAYRETITKTHEEDYTHKKQSGGTGQFARVKLVFEPNPEGEDFKFESKIVGGAVPKEYIPGVQKGIESVLSSGPLAGFPMLGVKATLIDGAFHDVDSSVLAFEIASRACFREAAKKAGAQLLEPMMKVEVVTPEDYVGDVIGDLNSRRGQIQGQEQRGIAIVINAHVPLANMFKYVDNLRSMSQGRAQYSMTFDHYAPVPSNVAAEIQAKYSGQK from the coding sequence ATGGCTCGCGAATATAAAATCGAAGACTACCGCAACTTCGGCATCATGGCGCACATTGACGCCGGCAAGACCACGACCACCGAGCGTATCCTTTACTACACCGGTAAGTCGCACAAGATCGGCGAAGTTCATGACGGCGCAGCCACCATGGACTGGATGGAGCAGGAGCAGGAGCGTGGCATCACGATCACCTCCGCTGCCACGACGACCTTCTGGAAGGGTCGCGACGGCAAGATGCGCCGCTTCAACATCATCGACACCCCCGGCCACGTTGACTTCACCATCGAAGTCGAGCGTTCGCTGCGCGTTCTCGACGGTGCAGTAGCCCTTCTCGACGCCAATGCCGGCGTTGAGCCGCAGACCGAAACCGTCTGGCGTCAGGCTGAAAAGTACAACGTCCCGCGGATGATCTTCTGCAACAAGATGGACAAGACCGGTGCTGACTTCTACCGCTCGGTAGAAATGATCAAGACCCGTCTCGGCGCCACCGCAGTTGTCATGCAGCTCCCGATCGGCGCTGAGTCCGAGTTCAAGGGCGTTGTCGACCTGATCGAGATGAACGCTCTCGTCTGGCGTGACGAGTCCCTCGGCGCTGCCTGGGACGTTGTCGAGATCCCGGACGACCTGAAGGACAAGGCCGAAGAATATCGCGAGAAGCTGATCGAGACGGTTGTCGAGATCGACGAACAGGCGATGGAAGACTACCTGAACGGCATCATGCCGGATAACGACAAGATCCGTGCCCTGGTTCGCCGCGGCACCATCGACGTCAAGTTCCATCCGATGTTCTGCGGTACCGCCTTCAAGAACAAGGGCGTTCAGCCGCTGCTCGACGCCGTCGTCGAATACCTGCCTTCGCCGCTGGACATCCCGGCGATAAAGGGTATCGACTTCAAGACGGAAGCCGAGATCGAGCGTCATGCTGACGATGCCGAGCCCCTCGCCATGCTCGCGTTCAAGATCATGAACGACCCCTTCGTCGGTTCGCTCACCTTCGCACGCATCTATTCGGGCAAGCTCGAAAAGGGCGTGTCGGTTCTGAACACGGTCAAGGACAAGCGCGAGCGCGTCGGCCGCATGCTGCAGATGCATTCCAACAGCCGTGAAGACATCGAAGAAGCCTTTGCAGGCGACATCGTTGCTCTCGCCGGCCTCAAGGAAACCACGACGGGTGATACGCTCTGCGATCCCCTGAAGCCGGTTATCCTCGAGCGCATGGAATTCCCCGAGCCGGTCATCCAGATCGCGATCGAGCCGAAGTCCAAGGGCGACCAGGAAAAGATGGGCCTCGCGCTCAATCGCCTCGCTGCCGAGGACCCGTCCTTCCGCGTCAAGACCGACCAGGAATCCGGCCAGACCATCATCGCCGGCATGGGCGAACTTCACCTCGACATCCTCGTCGACCGCATGCGTCGCGAGTTCAAGGTTGAAGCCAACGTCGGTGCGCCGCAGGTTGCTTATCGCGAAACCATCACGAAGACGCACGAAGAAGACTACACGCACAAGAAGCAGTCCGGTGGTACCGGTCAGTTCGCGCGCGTCAAGCTCGTCTTCGAACCGAACCCGGAAGGCGAAGACTTCAAGTTCGAGTCGAAGATCGTCGGCGGTGCTGTTCCGAAGGAATACATCCCGGGCGTTCAGAAGGGTATCGAAAGCGTTCTGTCGTCTGGTCCGCTCGCGGGCTTCCCGATGCTGGGCGTCAAGGCGACCCTCATCGACGGCGCCTTCCACGACGTCGACTCCTCGGTTCTCGCCTTCGAAATCGCATCGCGTGCCTGCTTCCGTGAAGCAGCCAAGAAGGCCGGCGCACAGTTGCTCGAGCCGATGATGAAGGTCGAAGTTGTGACGCCGGAAGACTATGTCGGCGACGTCATCGGCGACCTGAACTCGCGTCGCGGTCAGATCCAGGGCCAGGAACAGCGCGGCATCGCGATCGTGATCAATGCTCACGTCCCGCTCGCCAACATGTTCAAGTACGTCGACAACCTGCGCTCCATGTCGCAGGGCCGCGCACAGTACTCGATGACCTTCGATCACTACGCACCGGTCCCGTCGAACGTTGCTGCTGAAATCCAGGCAAAGTATTCCGGTCAGAAGTGA